AACGTTCAAGCGCGACACGAGCAGCAGCGTCAGCCATAGACTCGCCAGGCTTCACCGAACCCGTCGGCCATTCAATACGACCAATAAAAGGCTGCGCCGTTCTATGCATAACGGCAAACTTATCGCCTTGGCGAATTACAAGCGCAACGCTCATTCGTGCCTGACGGCGCATGGTTAGCTTTTCGGTATTCGCGACAAGGAAATGTTTACCCTTAGAAAGAATCTGATATTGCCCGCGATCAATCTTTCCAATATAGCCGTCGTGTATAAGCTGGCGTATGTAATACCCGCCCAGATCGCTAGAATAATCACCAATGTTGCACATCTCAATAAAACTACATACATTTTTGTAGTAAAAACATGACAGCATCTGAAGAGATTTGCTAGAGGCCATTTTGTTATTATATAATATCGTTAACTATACTGCAAAAAACAGTAGATCCTGAGTCTCAAAACCGTACCGATAGCCAGCCAAAGCGCATTCAATTTGACGATGCAATGATAAGCTTGTGATCATTCTACTCTATCATCCAGCAGCCGCACTTAGATAACGGCGATATGCGCCGAACACTAATAGATGATTTCGTGTCGGTGCTAAATCAGATTATTGAAAAAATTAGTCCTAAAAAGAAAAGACCCCGTATCCTGTAAGATACGGGGGATACCCAGGGCCCGGAGGCCCTGGGTATCTTGATTATGCGCGTGGGACTTAGTTACCAGTCCCAGTACTCGTCCCCCTCGGGCTTTACCGTCGGGTCGTCCGACGGCTTGACCTGGGTGGGCGTGAAGGTTACGTCCATAATGTTCACCCCCCTCCGGGTGGTTCTGTGAACTATATCATATTGTTAAAATAAATGCAACTACCCAAGCACATGGATCTCGAGATCCTATCGCTCCCA
The Candidatus Saccharimonadales bacterium genome window above contains:
- a CDS encoding NUDIX hydrolase; its protein translation is MASSKSLQMLSCFYYKNVCSFIEMCNIGDYSSDLGGYYIRQLIHDGYIGKIDRGQYQILSKGKHFLVANTEKLTMRRQARMSVALVIRQGDKFAVMHRTAQPFIGRIEWPTGSVKPGESMADAAARVALERLGTAPSLRLLGFFRRIDTYKDEVFDDKLFAVHTGALPDDYIVTDHSKAGVNRLYMADELLASPSPSRSLIDIFEYASSSRDNYIEHKYNLEATDLSISNQD